A window of Campylobacter lari subsp. lari contains these coding sequences:
- a CDS encoding 2-oxoglutarate ferredoxin oxidoreductase subunit beta yields the protein MAFNYDEYLRVDKLPTQWCWGCGDGVVLKAIIRAIQKLGWNMDDVCLVSGIGCSGRMSSYVNCNTVHTTHGRAIAYATGIKLANPKKHVIVVSGDGDTLAIGGNHTIHGCRRNIDLTHILINNFIYGLTNSQTSPTTPQGFYTVTAQAGNIDPNFDACELTKAAGASFVARTNVIEANKLENIIFKALSHKGYSFVDVFSNCHINLGRKNKMGEAVSMLDWIKNRCVEKNKFEQLDYEQRADKFPTGILHQDESKAEYCEAYEEVRRALKEKRMVDLGALK from the coding sequence ATGGCTTTTAATTATGATGAGTATTTAAGAGTAGATAAACTTCCAACACAATGGTGCTGGGGTTGTGGTGATGGTGTTGTTTTAAAAGCTATTATTAGAGCTATACAAAAACTTGGCTGGAATATGGATGATGTTTGTTTGGTTTCTGGTATAGGTTGTAGTGGTAGAATGAGTTCTTATGTAAATTGCAACACGGTTCATACAACTCATGGTAGAGCTATAGCTTATGCAACAGGAATTAAACTAGCAAATCCTAAAAAACATGTAATCGTAGTAAGCGGGGATGGTGATACTTTGGCAATTGGTGGAAATCACACTATTCATGGTTGCAGAAGAAATATAGATTTAACTCATATTTTAATCAATAATTTTATTTATGGTCTTACAAATTCTCAAACTTCTCCAACTACCCCACAAGGCTTTTACACTGTTACAGCTCAAGCAGGTAATATAGACCCAAATTTTGATGCTTGTGAGCTTACTAAAGCCGCTGGGGCTTCTTTTGTAGCAAGAACAAATGTTATTGAGGCAAATAAACTTGAAAATATCATTTTTAAAGCTTTGTCACACAAAGGTTATAGCTTTGTGGATGTATTTTCAAACTGCCATATTAATCTTGGTAGAAAAAATAAAATGGGTGAAGCTGTAAGCATGCTTGATTGGATTAAAAATCGTTGTGTTGAAAAAAATAAATTTGAACAATTAGACTATGAGCAAAGAGCAGATAAATTCCCTACAGGAATTTTACATCAAGATGAAAGCAAGGCAGAATATTGCGAAGCTTATGAAGAAGTTAGAAGAGCCTTGAAAGAAAAAAGAATGGTTGATTTAGGAGCATTAAAATGA
- a CDS encoding 2-oxoglutarate synthase subunit alpha, whose translation MREVISTGNVLVAKAAIDCGCKFFGGYPITPSSEIAHELSHMLPKNDGTFIQMEDEISGISVALGASMSGVKSMTASSGPGISLKAEQIGLGFIAEIPLVIVNVMRGGPSTGLPTRVAQGDLFQAKAPTHGDYASIALAPASLEEAYTETIRAFNLAEKYMTPVFLLLDETIGHMNGKAKLPDLEELEIINRKKFSGDKKDYKPYAAGENEAATLNPFFEGYRYHITGLHHGDIGFPTEDGAIVDKNIKRLFGKIKNNTDEICTYEEFMCDDAQFLIIAYGSVARSAKEAILRLREEGFKVGLFRPITLYPVAEKKIAQVVSKFEKVMVSELNMGQYLEEIQRVSKRDDFISLHRANGRPITPSEIIAKVKENM comes from the coding sequence ATGAGAGAAGTGATATCAACAGGTAATGTTTTAGTAGCCAAAGCTGCGATTGATTGTGGCTGTAAATTTTTTGGTGGTTATCCAATTACCCCAAGTTCTGAAATAGCACACGAACTAAGTCATATGTTACCAAAAAATGATGGTACTTTTATACAGATGGAAGATGAAATTTCAGGTATTAGTGTGGCTTTGGGTGCTTCTATGAGTGGTGTTAAGTCTATGACAGCAAGTAGCGGGCCTGGGATTTCTTTAAAAGCTGAGCAAATTGGCTTGGGTTTTATAGCTGAAATTCCACTTGTGATTGTAAATGTTATGAGAGGTGGTCCATCCACTGGTCTTCCTACAAGGGTTGCACAAGGTGATTTGTTTCAGGCTAAAGCTCCAACGCATGGAGATTATGCGAGTATAGCTTTAGCTCCTGCTTCATTAGAAGAAGCTTATACTGAAACCATTAGAGCTTTTAATCTAGCTGAAAAATATATGACTCCGGTATTTTTACTTTTAGATGAAACCATAGGACATATGAATGGTAAGGCAAAATTGCCTGATTTAGAAGAATTAGAAATTATTAACCGTAAAAAATTTAGCGGCGATAAAAAAGATTATAAACCTTATGCAGCAGGGGAAAATGAAGCTGCTACGCTAAATCCTTTCTTTGAAGGTTATCGTTATCATATCACAGGACTTCATCATGGAGATATAGGTTTTCCAACTGAAGATGGAGCGATTGTAGATAAAAATATAAAAAGATTGTTTGGTAAGATTAAAAATAATACTGATGAAATTTGCACTTATGAAGAGTTTATGTGTGATGATGCGCAGTTTTTAATCATTGCTTATGGTAGTGTTGCAAGATCTGCTAAAGAAGCTATTTTAAGACTTAGAGAAGAAGGTTTTAAAGTAGGGCTTTTTAGACCTATTACTTTATATCCAGTAGCTGAGAAAAAAATAGCTCAAGTGGTATCTAAATTTGAAAAAGTTATGGTTAGCGAGCTAAATATGGGGCAATATTTAGAAGAAATTCAAAGAGTAAGCAAAAGAGATGATTTTATTAGCTTGCACCGTGCAAATGGTCGCCCTATAACCCCAAGTGAAATTATTGCTAAAGTAAAGGAGAATATGTAA
- a CDS encoding 2-oxoglutarate:acceptor oxidoreductase, delta subunit, whose translation MLMVAPENTPVWVDEARCKACNICVSYCPAGVLAMRDEISAVLGQMIEVVHPDSCIGCSECESHCPDFAIFVAKRDEFKFAKLTPEAKERAQAVKENKYKKLNA comes from the coding sequence ATTTTAATGGTAGCCCCAGAAAATACACCGGTTTGGGTTGATGAAGCAAGATGTAAAGCTTGCAATATCTGTGTTAGTTATTGTCCAGCTGGAGTTTTAGCAATGAGAGATGAAATCAGTGCAGTTTTAGGACAGATGATAGAAGTGGTTCATCCTGATTCTTGTATAGGCTGTAGTGAATGCGAAAGCCATTGTCCTGATTTTGCAATTTTCGTTGCTAAAAGAGATGAATTTAAATTTGCAAAACTTACACCAGAAGCTAAAGAAAGAGCACAAGCTGTTAAAGAAAATAAATATAAAAAATTAAACGCATAG